In Manis pentadactyla isolate mManPen7 chromosome 11, mManPen7.hap1, whole genome shotgun sequence, one DNA window encodes the following:
- the LOC118909860 gene encoding olfactory receptor 4Q2, giving the protein MDENQTKVVKEFVLVGFSQTPSIEAGLFVLFLFFYVSTWVGNVLIMVTVIFDNSLHSLPMYFLFGNLSFLDLCYSTITTPKLLADFLDNEKLIPYDQCIVQLFFLHFVGAAEMFLLTVMAYDRYVAICRPLHYTTIMSRGLCCVLVAVSWVGGFVHSAVQTILTIRLPFCGPNQVDNFFCDVPPVIKLACTDTFVIELLMVSNSGLISTSSFVVLVSSYTTILVKIRSKEGRQKALSTCGSHLMVVTLFFGPCIFIYARPFSTFSMDKMVSVLYNVITPMLNPLIYTLRNKEVKSAMHKLWKRSGFTCKKQET; this is encoded by the coding sequence ATGGATGAAAATCAAACAAAAGTGGTGAAAGAATTTGTCCTGGTAGGCTTCTCACAGACACCTTCTATTGAGGCAGGGCTATTTGTATTGTTTCTGTTCTTCTATGTGTCCACTTGGGTGGGCAATGTCCTCATCATGGTCACAGTGATCTTTGACAACTCTCTGCATTCATTGCccatgtatttcctttttggcaaCCTATCTTTCCTGGACCTATGCTATTCGACCATAACTACCCCTAAGCTTCTGGCTGACTTTCTTGATAATGAAAAGCTTATTCCCTATGACCAATGCATTGTACAGCTCTTCTTCCTGCATTTTGTAGGGGCAGCTGAGATGTTCCTGCTCACGgtaatggcctatgaccgctatgttgcaATTTGTCGCCCCCTGCACTATACCACTATCATGAGTCGAGGATTATGCTGTGTGTTGGTAGCTGTCTCCTGGGTGGGAGGATTTGTACACTCTGCTGTCCAGACGATTCTCACTATCCGTCTACCCTTCTGTGGGCCAAACCAAGTGGACAACTTCTTTTGTGATGTTCCCCCTGTCATCAAACTTGCCTGTACAGACACATTTGTCATTGAATTGCTAATGGTATCTAACAGCGGGTTGATCTCTACCAGCTCCTTTGTAGTATTGGTCTCTTCCTACACCACCATCCTGGTCAAAATTCGCTCCAAGGAGGGAAGGCAAAAGGCACTCTCCACCTGTGGCTCCCACCTCATGGTGGTAACACTGTTTTTTGGACCTTGCATTTTCATTTATGCTCGccccttttctactttttctatGGACAAGATGGTGTCTGTACTCTACAATGTTATTACCCCCATGCTGAATCCCCTCATCTACACACTTAGGAACAAGGAGGTCAAGTCAGCCATGCATAAGCTATGGAAGAGGAGTGGATTTACATGCAAAAAGCAGGAAACATAA